The nucleotide window GGACGCCATCTTCATGGAACCCGTTGTACCAGTACGCGCCGGCGAAATGAGTCTGGTTTTTGCCACAGATCTGCTCGCGCTTGTGCTGAGCCTCTACGGTGTTCGAGTTAAGTACCGGATGATGATAAACAAAGCTGCGAATGATTTTTTCTGGGTCGATGGCTTCGCTTTGATTTAAGGTCACACAGAAGGTGTCTTGGCTTTCGATGCCTTGCAGAATGTTCATGTTGTAAGTGACACAGGCAGGTCGTTTACTGTCGCCGTCTAACATGTAGTTCCAACTTGCCCAAGCCAGCTTTCTGTCTGGTAACAATCGGGTATCAGTGTGCAGAACCACTTCATTACGGCTGTATGGGATTTCGCCCAGTACCTGTTGTTCTTGCTCTGTCGCATCACCAAGCAGACGTAACGCTTGGTCTGAGTGACAGGCAAAGATTACTTCGTCGAAGTCTTGTGTGCTGCCATCTTCAAATTCAATCGTGATGCCTGTTTCTTGGCGAGTTACTTGTTTAATCGATGTATTGAGTGCAACAGACTTACTTAGGCGTGAAAGGATGATTTCAACATAAGAACGCGATCCTTTTGGAATCACATACCACTGCGGGCGGTTAGCAATGTCGAGCAGACCATGGTTGTAGAAAAACTGAATGAAGAACTTTAGCTCAAACTCTTCCATCTCTTTTAAGCTAGTCGACCAAATAGCGGCACCCATCGGCAGAATGTAGTGTTGGCTAAAGAAGTCGGAAAACTGGTTTTCACGCAAGAAACTGCCAAGGGTAACGTCTGGAGTAAACACATTGCTTTCGAATTGCGCCTTACACAATTTGTTGAACTTAAGAATGTCAGAAACCAAAGACCAGAATTGAGGTTTGAAAATATTACTCCTCTGAGCGAATAACGAATTAATGCTGTGGCCGTTGTATTCGAATTTAGTCGTGGTGTTGTGTACGCTGAAGCTCATTTCAGTGGGTTGCCTTTCGACACCGAGTTGCTCAAGCAGTTTGTTGAAATTCGGGTAAGTTCTGTCGTTGAAAACGATGAAGCCAGTATCAATTGAAAACGCCGTGCCTCGGTGTTCTATATCAACCGTAGCAGTGTGCCCGCCGACGTAGTCATTTTTCTCGAATACCGTAACGTCGTGGTGTTTATCTAATACATGTGCGCAAGTCAGTCCAGAGATGCCTGAACCTATAATGGCGATTTTTTTCATTGTTATACCATCCTTGAAGCGAGTTTTTGCCAAACTGGAGTTGGAAGCATTCTTAGTAGCTTCATCAACATGATGAATCGTCTTGGGAAATCGATTTCACTCTTTCCTTGAGCAATACCATTTACGATTCGCTGAGTTGCGGCCTCACTACTAATAATCATAGGCATAGCGAAAGTATTTCGCTCGGTTAATGGCGTTTCAACGAAACCAGGGTGCACAATTGAGACATGAATGTTGTGCTCGGCCAGATCAACCGAAAGTGTTCTGCCTAAGTAAGTGAGGGCTGCCTTTGAAGCGCCATAAGCCTCGGCTCTTGGTAAAGGTAAAAAGCTGGCGCTGGAGCTCACTAAAACCAAACGGCCGCCCGGCTTGATGTTTTTTAACCAGGCTTTAAGGGCGTAGCCAATTGAGATCAGGTTGATGTTGATGACGCGCTCAAAAAGCTCGGCATCAAAATGAATTGGGTCGTCGATGTACTCACAATCACCAGCATTTAAAATAAGCAGATCGAGAGGCTTATCTTGGTCGAGTTCTGGGAAATTGTGATAATCGGTCAGATCGAAACAGAGCGGTGTCATTGACGAATGAGCGATGTCTGTCTCATGAGAATCAACTAAGGTTTGCAGCTTGTCTGAGTTACGGCCACATGCAATCACCTGATGACCTTGCTGAGCGTAATCTTTAGCTAGGGATTGGCCGATACCTGAGGTCGCGCCTGTGATCATAATACGCATTATCGGCTCGCTCTCTTTTTGATGGATTTGATCGCGCAGCCCAGTACTGGAATGTGTTCGTACAACATAGACCCGACGTCGAGGTAATCTCTGTGGTAGACCACTTGACCGTCGAGCATCTTAAGGTGACTGTGTCCTTGTACTTCGATAGGCTTTTGCCCATTTAATTGCTTGTGAGCAAACTGCATCGTCCAGTAAACAGACGCTTCGTCGTTCGATTCAAAAGTGTGTTCGATATGAAAGTAACAGCTCGTTACCTGGGTGTAGAGGTTCTCGAAGTAGTGCGTAAGCGCCGAAATACCGCTGACATGATGCAGCGGATCTTGGAATTCAATATCAGGGTGATAAACCGTCTTAAGCACGTCGAAATTGTCGGTTCCGAGTTCTCGATACATGTTGAGAAAGTTATCAAGCCATAGAGAGTTATCCATAATACTCACTCTAATTATTTGAAGAAGGCTAAGGCTCTCAATCGTGCTTCTTTGTGTTCAACGATGGGTTGCCAGTATTCGCTGTTAATTCCGTTTTTTGCGATAAAGTCATGTGGAAAATGCACATGCTTATCTGGGATATTTTGCAGCTCTGGTATGTACTTACGAATAAAAATTCCTTTTGGATCAAACTTTTCACTCTGAGTGATTGGATTGAAAATTCGGAAGTAAGGTTGAGCATCACAGCCAGTACTTGAAGCCCACTGCCAGCCACCATTATTGGCACTAAAGTCACCGTCGATAAGATGCGACATAAAGAAACGCTCACCCCAACGCCAGTCAATAAGCAGGTGCTTGGTTAGGAAGCTTGCTACCACCATTCTTAGCCGGTTGTGCATCCAGCCTGTTTCAACCAGTTGACGCATTGCTGCATCAACCAATGGATATCCTGTTTTTCCTTCGCACCAGGCTTTGAAGCTAGGGTGATCGTGATACCAATCCAAACCACTGTATTTTTGCTGAAAGTTAGCGCCTTTAACCAGTTTAGGATGGTGGAACATCAAATGCTTATAAAAATCTCGCCAAATCAATTCGTTGAGCCAACAAAAGGCCGGTAATTGCGTATCAAATAACAGGTCGGGCTGTTGCTGAATCAATTGAATCGCTAACCAACGTGGGCTTACTGCGCCAATCGCTAAATAAGGCGATAGCCCTGATGTCCCTTTAACTGAAGGAATATCTCTCAGACGCGCGTAGTCGTAGACTTTACTGCCTAAGAAATTCGGGATCACATTGCCCAATACATCTTGGCTTATTGGCCAGCGACTTGAGTCAACACGAGGAAAGTCGAAATCATAGTCAGCGGAGATGGTTAAGGCTTGTAAGTCGTCAGGAAGCTGTGTTTGTGAACGTTCAGTCGGCACGACAGGAGCAGGACTACAGATGATGCCTTTCACCTGAACTTCTTTTAGCCAAGCGTTCTTAAAGGGCGTAAAGACTTTGAACATCTCTCCTTGTTTGTTGAGAACGCTACCGAGTGGCAGCATCACGTCACAATCGCTGATCTTCAGGTTTAGACCACCTGAAATCAGCTTTTTATCGCGAGCTTGTTCATCAATCTCTGGTTCAGAGTTTGCGTAGACGCACTTGGCATCAAGCTGCTCGCACAAGTTGATGAGTTGTTTGGATTGGTCGTCAAAGTCTGTCGCTTTTAAGTGAAGCAACGTTACTCCAAGCTCAGCGAGTTGGGATTCCAGTTGCGTCAGGTGCCGGTGTATAAAATCCGCTTTGATTGGCGCAAGATGGTGTTGTTTCCATTGTTGCGGTGTTGAAATGAAAACGGCTGTCGTTACGCCGTTTTCAACAGCTGCGACGAGCGCGGGGTTGTCGTGAGTCCGCAGGTCTCGTCTTATCCATAGAATGTCGCTCAATATCCGTATCTCAGTTTAAGTTCTTGTGGGTGCGGGTTTAGATAAACTTGTGATTCTAGGTACTCGTTTGGGTATTCCATCAGGTAGTGATTGATCAGCGTTAGTGGAACTAACAGTGGAACCAACCCTTCTCTGAATGATGAAATCTGATTGGTAAGCTCTTGTTTGTGAGCGCTGCTCAGCTGTTTCTTAAAGTAACCTTGTAAGTGATGCAAAGTATTGGCGTGACTACCGCGGTTCGCATGGTGAGATAGTGCCGTCATCAAGCCTTCAATATACTGATTTGCCAAGTCGTCGATTTCAAGATCGTTGCTTGCCAACAGTTTACCTAAGCTTTTGTAACCCTCAACGTGGTGGCACATGACTAAGTATTTGTGGGCGCTGTGGAACTGAATCAATTTATGTTTAGTAACACCTTCGTCCACAAGATCGAGCCACTTTTGGTAAGTGAACACTCGAGTCATAAAGTTTTCACGCAAAATGGGATCGTTAAGGCGGCCGTTTTCTTCAACGGGAAGTAACGGGTTGCCGTCCATAATTTGTTGGGTGAACATACCTACGCCTGTCGATTCAGAGCCTCGACCATGGTGGTGGTACACCTTTACGCGCTCCATACCGCAGGTTGGGCTTTTTTGACACACAATAAAGCCAGCGATGTGTTGGTTGTTCTTTGAATAGTTTTGTCCAAACTCGATCAGCTCATTGGTCACATCACCAGTTCCGTCAGGTCGGGAAACGTGAATGATATTGTCTAGCTGACGAACTTGACGGATGGTTGGTCTAGGAGTTGGAAGTCCAACCCCCATTTCTGGGCAAACAGGTTCCAATTCCACGTAGTCTGCTAGGTCGTCTGTACAAAAACGAGAGCGTTTATGACCTGTATCGAAGCGCACTTTGTGTCCAGCAACACATGCACTAATACCTATTTTAATTTTCTTTTCCATTGGCCAACTCCTTTGCTCTTGCTCTGAGCTATTTCTTATAGTTCAACATTGCTAATCGTACTTACAGAGCTTGGTGTATTTTTACTTTGACACCGTAGATGCTTTTATTCAGATGCTTGGACGATTTACAGGATAGCTTAATGCCATCCTGTATATTTATAGCGTGCAACTGGGTTAATAGATATATTTTCCAAGTGGATTGAATAGTTGGCTCACACCTTTTGTGAAGTAAAGCGCATCACTTGAAACGGTCAAGCACACACAACCTTCTTTGGTCGCAGGTTGGTGAGTATGGTTACCATCCAACCAGATGAAGTCGCCTTTGTTATAGACACCCATTTCGTCTTCGAAACTACCTTCTAAAAGCAGCGTGATCTCGAAGCCTTTGTGAGTGTGGCAAGGTACTTGTCCATCTTTATCGATGTGCAACAAACTGGTGTGGTGAGCTTCGTCATCGAAATCGAGTCTCGCTCGTGAAATCTTACCTAGGTTCATCCAATCTTTTCTCGCCACTGAATTCAGAGCGCGGGGGATTGTGAATGTCGTGTCGGCGACGGTTACTTTCTGAACCTCTGGAGTCGCTTCAACTGACTGAGAAGCATCGGCTGTGATTTGATCTATCGCGTCAAAATCGAAGTCCATGTCGTCCGTTAAGAAGCTGTCTAAATCTTCATTTGAAAATACTGGCTCTGCGTCAAATGCATTATTCGCCGATTCAGCGGTAAGCAACTTAACTTGTTGTTGGCAGTGTTCACACAGCTCTACATGGCTAGAAACAATCAAAGAAACTGAATCAGCCAACGTGCCATCGACGAAGTCTTTCAAGATTGCCGCGTTTGGGTGATGTTTAATCATGGCTTTGGTCTCCCATGTGAACTTTAAGTTTGGCTAAAGCGAGTCTCAGACGTGACTTCACTGTTCCAAGTGGGACGCCAAGTTGCTGAGCGAGTTGCTCTTGAGAAAGCTCTTGAAAGTAAACGCCTTTGACGATGGTTTTCTGAGCGAGAGGCAACTTTTCTATTTGAGTCATTACGTGTCGGCTCATCAAATGATCACCGAATGGCAAATCTTCACTTTGAGATTCGGCTACCATCGCATCGATTGGCCAGATATCGTCGGCTATCGTTTGTTCGGCTTTCGCTTTCACTTTACGCAACATGTCGAACGCTGCGTTACGCATTACCGTGTAGACCCAAGTGGTCGCAGCACC belongs to Vibrio cyclitrophicus and includes:
- a CDS encoding nuclear transport factor 2 family protein, whose amino-acid sequence is MDNSLWLDNFLNMYRELGTDNFDVLKTVYHPDIEFQDPLHHVSGISALTHYFENLYTQVTSCYFHIEHTFESNDEASVYWTMQFAHKQLNGQKPIEVQGHSHLKMLDGQVVYHRDYLDVGSMLYEHIPVLGCAIKSIKKRASR
- a CDS encoding SDR family NAD(P)-dependent oxidoreductase; this encodes MRIMITGATSGIGQSLAKDYAQQGHQVIACGRNSDKLQTLVDSHETDIAHSSMTPLCFDLTDYHNFPELDQDKPLDLLILNAGDCEYIDDPIHFDAELFERVININLISIGYALKAWLKNIKPGGRLVLVSSSASFLPLPRAEAYGASKAALTYLGRTLSVDLAEHNIHVSIVHPGFVETPLTERNTFAMPMIISSEAATQRIVNGIAQGKSEIDFPRRFIMLMKLLRMLPTPVWQKLASRMV
- a CDS encoding sigma-70 family RNA polymerase sigma factor; this translates as MQVESRSSGNGKEHVIIPDNKVPTDNKVPTELSSWLMLVGTDRDKQAFTCLFKFFAPKIKRFGISKLGGEAAANELVQDTMTNVWKKAHLYNVDKGAATTWVYTVMRNAAFDMLRKVKAKAEQTIADDIWPIDAMVAESQSEDLPFGDHLMSRHVMTQIEKLPLAQKTIVKGVYFQELSQEQLAQQLGVPLGTVKSRLRLALAKLKVHMGDQSHD
- a CDS encoding FAD-dependent oxidoreductase; protein product: MKKIAIIGSGISGLTCAHVLDKHHDVTVFEKNDYVGGHTATVDIEHRGTAFSIDTGFIVFNDRTYPNFNKLLEQLGVERQPTEMSFSVHNTTTKFEYNGHSINSLFAQRSNIFKPQFWSLVSDILKFNKLCKAQFESNVFTPDVTLGSFLRENQFSDFFSQHYILPMGAAIWSTSLKEMEEFELKFFIQFFYNHGLLDIANRPQWYVIPKGSRSYVEIILSRLSKSVALNTSIKQVTRQETGITIEFEDGSTQDFDEVIFACHSDQALRLLGDATEQEQQVLGEIPYSRNEVVLHTDTRLLPDRKLAWASWNYMLDGDSKRPACVTYNMNILQGIESQDTFCVTLNQSEAIDPEKIIRSFVYHHPVLNSNTVEAQHKREQICGKNQTHFAGAYWYNGFHEDGVHSALDVTKRFGLDLSTSSAL
- the phrB gene encoding deoxyribodipyrimidine photo-lyase; protein product: MSDILWIRRDLRTHDNPALVAAVENGVTTAVFISTPQQWKQHHLAPIKADFIHRHLTQLESQLAELGVTLLHLKATDFDDQSKQLINLCEQLDAKCVYANSEPEIDEQARDKKLISGGLNLKISDCDVMLPLGSVLNKQGEMFKVFTPFKNAWLKEVQVKGIICSPAPVVPTERSQTQLPDDLQALTISADYDFDFPRVDSSRWPISQDVLGNVIPNFLGSKVYDYARLRDIPSVKGTSGLSPYLAIGAVSPRWLAIQLIQQQPDLLFDTQLPAFCWLNELIWRDFYKHLMFHHPKLVKGANFQQKYSGLDWYHDHPSFKAWCEGKTGYPLVDAAMRQLVETGWMHNRLRMVVASFLTKHLLIDWRWGERFFMSHLIDGDFSANNGGWQWASSTGCDAQPYFRIFNPITQSEKFDPKGIFIRKYIPELQNIPDKHVHFPHDFIAKNGINSEYWQPIVEHKEARLRALAFFK
- a CDS encoding DUF1722 domain-containing protein yields the protein MEKKIKIGISACVAGHKVRFDTGHKRSRFCTDDLADYVELEPVCPEMGVGLPTPRPTIRQVRQLDNIIHVSRPDGTGDVTNELIEFGQNYSKNNQHIAGFIVCQKSPTCGMERVKVYHHHGRGSESTGVGMFTQQIMDGNPLLPVEENGRLNDPILRENFMTRVFTYQKWLDLVDEGVTKHKLIQFHSAHKYLVMCHHVEGYKSLGKLLASNDLEIDDLANQYIEGLMTALSHHANRGSHANTLHHLQGYFKKQLSSAHKQELTNQISSFREGLVPLLVPLTLINHYLMEYPNEYLESQVYLNPHPQELKLRYGY
- a CDS encoding cupin domain-containing protein, translating into MIKHHPNAAILKDFVDGTLADSVSLIVSSHVELCEHCQQQVKLLTAESANNAFDAEPVFSNEDLDSFLTDDMDFDFDAIDQITADASQSVEATPEVQKVTVADTTFTIPRALNSVARKDWMNLGKISRARLDFDDEAHHTSLLHIDKDGQVPCHTHKGFEITLLLEGSFEDEMGVYNKGDFIWLDGNHTHQPATKEGCVCLTVSSDALYFTKGVSQLFNPLGKYIY